From a region of the Aeoliella mucimassa genome:
- the purL gene encoding phosphoribosylformylglycinamidine synthase subunit PurL translates to MLWEIDVLPVREDLDRDATQLIDEAAEFGLAQPSAAASARAFLLEGAHLSADDAQRITDELLTDRVVERSVVAQSGDASLTSSPAWLTSDSVLVHVLPKPGVMDPVALSAQQAIADLGIEPPLVRTCRKYWISGLDPAGVDQLATRLLANDAIEQVVVGPLTLDHLDVGRPYEFSLQTVELDSLDDEGLMRLSREGQLYLQLAEMQTIQKYFRDLDRKPTDIELETLAQTWSEHCSHKTLAGRIRYNGPEGERQFENMLKETIFTATQTLRKQWGDDDWCVSVFADNAGVVTFNDTCHVAFKVETHNHPSALEPYGGANTGLGGVIRDILGTGLGAEPVCSTDVFCFAPPETPADSLPPGVLHPRRVMQGVVAGVRDYGNRMGIPTVNGAVYFDERYLGNPLVYCGNVGVIPHDKAFGTAQPGDYAVSIGGRTGRDGIHGATFSSAELTHESEDLSGGAVQIGNAIEEKMVQDVLLKARDLQLYTAVTDCGAGGFSSALGEMGEKIGAEVWLDRAPLKYEGLSYTEIWISEAQERMVVSVPEENWQQLHDLCASEGVEATIIGRFEPTGRLVLKYQDQVVGDLPMSLLHDGRPPVVREARYSPPATEPLNPAEQDDYTAELTSILGSLNVASKQWIIRQYDHEVKSGSVVKPLVGNQSDGPGDAAVVCPVIDSKKAIVISCGMNPHYGNFDTYHMAASAIDEAIRNCVAVGADPTRIAILDNFCWGDCEKPETLGSLVRAALACHDLSLAMGTPFISGKDSLNNEFSYFDESGNKQTIAIPPSLLISAMGQMDDASQAVTMDLKAAGNPVYLVGVTKDELGGSHFALVRDLTGGQVPTVDVELAPQVFTAVHSAIKSGAVAACHDLCEGGLAVSAAEMAFASGIGLELSLDAIDSATSTASKLFSESNTRFLIEVKADRAGEFEQAMAGVPCVKLGQTTAGSKLTITSAGKPVIDTELTAVKQAWQQPLAW, encoded by the coding sequence ATGCTTTGGGAAATTGATGTACTACCGGTCCGCGAGGACCTCGACCGTGACGCCACACAACTGATTGACGAAGCCGCCGAGTTTGGCCTCGCCCAACCGTCTGCTGCTGCCAGTGCGCGGGCCTTCTTGCTCGAAGGAGCCCACCTTTCGGCCGACGATGCGCAACGTATCACCGACGAACTGCTGACCGATAGGGTCGTGGAACGCTCGGTCGTCGCTCAGTCGGGCGATGCTTCGCTCACTAGCTCGCCAGCTTGGCTCACTAGTGATAGCGTGCTGGTGCATGTGCTCCCCAAGCCGGGCGTGATGGACCCCGTGGCTTTGAGCGCTCAGCAGGCGATCGCCGACCTTGGCATCGAACCACCGCTGGTCCGCACCTGTCGCAAGTACTGGATCAGCGGCCTCGACCCAGCAGGCGTCGACCAACTGGCGACCCGCTTGCTGGCGAACGACGCCATCGAACAGGTGGTGGTCGGCCCGCTTACGCTCGATCACCTCGATGTCGGTCGGCCCTACGAGTTCTCGCTGCAGACCGTGGAACTCGACTCGCTCGACGACGAAGGCCTGATGCGTCTGAGCCGCGAGGGTCAGCTCTACCTGCAACTCGCAGAGATGCAGACCATCCAAAAGTACTTCCGCGATCTCGATCGGAAGCCAACCGACATCGAACTCGAAACCCTCGCCCAAACCTGGAGCGAGCACTGCAGCCACAAAACCCTGGCGGGGCGGATTCGCTACAACGGCCCCGAAGGCGAGCGGCAGTTCGAAAACATGCTGAAGGAAACCATCTTCACCGCCACGCAAACGCTGCGTAAGCAGTGGGGCGACGACGACTGGTGCGTGAGCGTATTTGCCGACAACGCAGGCGTGGTTACCTTCAACGACACTTGCCACGTGGCCTTCAAGGTCGAAACCCACAACCACCCGTCGGCCCTCGAACCGTACGGCGGGGCCAACACCGGTTTGGGGGGTGTGATCCGCGACATCCTCGGCACCGGGCTCGGGGCCGAGCCGGTTTGCAGCACCGACGTGTTCTGCTTCGCCCCGCCTGAAACGCCGGCCGACAGCCTGCCGCCAGGCGTGCTGCACCCCCGCCGGGTGATGCAGGGCGTGGTCGCTGGCGTTCGCGACTACGGCAACCGCATGGGCATTCCGACGGTGAACGGCGCCGTGTACTTCGACGAGCGTTACCTCGGCAACCCCTTGGTCTACTGCGGCAACGTCGGCGTGATTCCTCACGACAAGGCGTTCGGCACGGCCCAGCCGGGCGACTACGCGGTGTCGATCGGCGGCCGCACTGGCCGCGACGGCATCCATGGCGCGACCTTCTCGAGCGCTGAGCTGACGCACGAAAGCGAAGACCTCTCCGGCGGCGCGGTGCAGATTGGCAACGCCATCGAAGAAAAAATGGTGCAAGACGTGCTGCTCAAGGCTCGCGACCTGCAACTCTACACCGCGGTTACCGACTGCGGTGCCGGCGGGTTCAGCAGTGCCCTCGGCGAGATGGGCGAAAAGATCGGCGCCGAAGTCTGGCTCGATCGTGCCCCGCTCAAGTACGAAGGCCTCTCCTACACCGAAATCTGGATCTCCGAAGCCCAGGAACGCATGGTCGTTTCGGTGCCAGAAGAAAACTGGCAACAGCTGCACGACCTCTGTGCGTCTGAAGGAGTCGAAGCGACGATCATCGGCCGCTTCGAACCCACGGGTCGGCTGGTGCTGAAGTACCAAGACCAGGTAGTCGGCGACCTGCCGATGTCGCTGCTGCACGATGGCCGCCCGCCGGTGGTTCGCGAAGCTCGCTATTCGCCGCCAGCGACCGAACCGCTGAACCCCGCCGAGCAGGACGACTACACCGCCGAGCTCACGAGCATTCTCGGCTCGCTCAACGTGGCCAGCAAGCAATGGATCATTCGCCAGTACGACCACGAAGTGAAGTCGGGCAGCGTGGTCAAACCGCTGGTTGGTAACCAGTCGGATGGACCAGGCGACGCGGCGGTGGTTTGCCCGGTGATCGATAGCAAAAAAGCGATCGTCATCTCCTGCGGCATGAATCCCCACTACGGCAACTTCGACACCTACCACATGGCCGCCAGTGCCATCGACGAGGCGATTCGCAACTGCGTTGCTGTAGGTGCCGATCCCACGCGCATCGCGATTCTCGACAACTTCTGCTGGGGCGACTGCGAAAAGCCCGAAACGCTTGGCTCGCTGGTTCGCGCGGCTTTGGCTTGTCACGACCTGTCGCTCGCGATGGGCACCCCGTTCATCAGCGGCAAAGACAGCCTGAACAATGAGTTCAGCTACTTCGACGAGTCGGGCAACAAGCAAACGATTGCCATTCCTCCCTCGCTGCTGATCAGTGCCATGGGTCAGATGGACGACGCCAGTCAGGCGGTCACCATGGATCTCAAGGCCGCTGGCAATCCAGTCTATCTGGTCGGCGTTACCAAGGACGAACTCGGCGGCTCGCATTTCGCGCTGGTCCGCGATCTGACCGGCGGGCAGGTGCCGACTGTCGATGTCGAACTCGCTCCGCAGGTCTTCACCGCGGTGCACTCGGCCATCAAGTCGGGCGCGGTGGCTGCTTGCCACGACCTGTGCGAAGGTGGCCTGGCGGTCTCGGCGGCCGAAATGGCGTTCGCCTCTGGCATTGGCCTGGAACTTTCGCTCGACGCGATCGACTCGGCAACCTCGACGGCCAGCAAGCTGTTCAGCGAGTCGAACACCCGCTTCCTGATCGAAGTCAAAGCCGACCGGGCGGGCGAGTTCGAACAAGCCATGGCTGGCGTGCCTTGCGTCAAGCTGGGCCAAACCACCGCTGGCAGTAAGCTCACGATCACCTCGGCTGGCAAGCCGGTGATCGATACCGAACTCACCGCGGTCAAGCAAGCCTGGCAACAACCGCTCGCTTGGTAG
- a CDS encoding phosphoribosylformylglycinamidine synthase subunit PurQ, producing MSPRVLVLRAPGTNCDKETAFAFEQAGGTTRPAHVRELLDNPQLLNEHQVLAIPGGFSYGDDIASGRILGNQLRLRLAEALLEFRDAGKLVLGICNGFQVLMKTGLLDVDDAEGPQATLAWNNNGRYEARWVKLGVAPGECVFLSGLDEIELPVAHAEGKFVVRDQATLDALAASGRLVLRYTPVGEPALATAATMAPAVPYPANPNGACGDVAGICDTTGRVLGLMPHPERFLFAHQHPQWTRNGLTGDGAGMKLFENAVKYFA from the coding sequence ATGTCCCCTCGCGTCTTAGTACTTCGCGCCCCTGGAACCAACTGCGACAAGGAAACCGCGTTCGCCTTCGAACAAGCTGGCGGAACGACTCGCCCTGCGCATGTTCGCGAGTTGCTCGACAACCCTCAGTTGCTCAATGAGCATCAGGTGCTCGCGATCCCAGGTGGATTCAGCTACGGCGACGACATTGCCTCGGGGCGAATCCTCGGCAACCAGTTGCGATTGCGTCTGGCCGAGGCGCTGCTCGAGTTCCGCGACGCCGGCAAGCTGGTGCTTGGCATCTGCAACGGCTTTCAGGTGCTCATGAAAACCGGCCTGCTCGATGTCGACGATGCCGAAGGCCCGCAGGCGACACTGGCCTGGAACAACAACGGCCGCTACGAAGCCCGCTGGGTGAAGCTCGGTGTCGCTCCTGGGGAGTGCGTGTTCCTCAGCGGACTCGACGAAATCGAACTGCCGGTGGCTCATGCCGAAGGGAAGTTCGTGGTTCGCGATCAGGCGACGCTCGACGCGTTGGCCGCCAGCGGACGACTGGTGCTGCGTTACACGCCGGTCGGCGAGCCGGCGCTAGCGACCGCGGCCACGATGGCTCCCGCGGTGCCCTACCCTGCCAACCCGAACGGCGCCTGCGGCGACGTCGCTGGCATCTGCGACACGACCGGGCGAGTGCTGGGACTGATGCCGCACCCTGAGCGGTTCCTGTTCGCCCATCAGCATCCGCAGTGGACCCGCAACGGTCTGACCGGCGACGGAGCTGGCATGAAGCTGTTCGAAAACGCGGTAAAGTACTTCGCCTAA
- a CDS encoding SMI1/KNR4 family protein, whose product MTPLEVICAAESMDLVDVDGLAIELTWLPPLTEEEIDQFASELICPLPTEIRELLQHGRGFSGPTTTDVVDFTGHHFPFECDEIFPHGLPIASDGCGNFWVVDLAPESTTFGPIYFACHDPPVVLYQSATLAEFLAELLRGCRPPHESLVSQVHADRPFRVWQTNPEVLSWEACHESSDEVLQAFASRLDTSWQVIDLRAAPPGMGFSWGRYGPSTAVQRHGTLPVFAYQRPKSLWSSLFG is encoded by the coding sequence ATGACACCTCTCGAAGTAATCTGCGCGGCCGAATCGATGGACCTCGTCGATGTCGATGGTCTGGCGATCGAGCTGACCTGGTTGCCTCCGCTGACGGAGGAGGAAATCGACCAGTTCGCCAGCGAGCTTATCTGCCCGCTCCCCACGGAGATTCGCGAGTTACTGCAGCACGGCCGAGGCTTCTCGGGGCCCACGACGACCGACGTGGTCGACTTCACCGGGCATCACTTTCCCTTTGAGTGCGACGAGATTTTTCCCCATGGCCTGCCGATTGCCTCGGATGGCTGCGGCAACTTTTGGGTGGTCGATCTCGCGCCCGAGAGCACGACGTTCGGCCCCATCTACTTCGCCTGCCACGATCCACCAGTGGTGCTGTACCAAAGTGCGACCCTGGCCGAGTTCCTCGCCGAGTTGCTCCGCGGTTGCCGGCCGCCACACGAGAGCCTGGTGAGCCAGGTGCACGCCGACCGGCCGTTTCGCGTATGGCAGACCAACCCCGAGGTCCTCAGCTGGGAAGCGTGCCACGAATCAAGCGACGAGGTGCTGCAAGCGTTTGCCAGTCGGCTCGATACGAGCTGGCAGGTAATCGATTTGCGGGCCGCCCCGCCTGGCATGGGGTTCTCGTGGGGGCGCTACGGACCGAGCACCGCTGTGCAGCGCCATGGTACCCTGCCGGTGTTCGCTTACCAGCGACCCAAGAGTCTGTGGAGCAGCTTGTTTGGTTGA
- a CDS encoding tRNA modification GTPase has translation MDLDDTIVAVASATAGAPRGVIRISGQQVRQVATALLAEPLAGDWPTRPTAIPVTLQLPEQRTLPARWMVWPGTRSFTCQPTVEIHTLGSAPLLELVVAQAREAGARLAEPGEFTLRAFMAGRIDLTQAEAVLGVIDATGEAELQTSLKQLAGGLATPLAELREELLLLLADLEAGLDFADEDIEFIAADVLVAQLEVVHQQVAHLARQVEARKLDTARPQVVLVGPVNAGKSSLFNALAERFGTSPHRTRAIESPERGVTRDYLTVEVRLAGVDCLLVDTAGIETIAELSPASEAQSMTTIAREAADMLLVCSDASEAGEAPLPVGENVLPVVTKVDQGGPALHGLATSARTGEGLELLATTVGERLASEDSDLVPSTAQRSAASLQAAEKAIATAQQLAELGGAEELVATELRLALDELGQVAGVVYTDDVLDRVFSRFCIGK, from the coding sequence ATGGATCTCGACGATACCATCGTCGCCGTGGCGTCGGCCACCGCGGGTGCCCCGCGGGGGGTGATCCGCATCAGTGGCCAGCAGGTTCGCCAGGTAGCCACCGCGCTACTGGCCGAACCCTTGGCCGGCGACTGGCCCACGCGCCCCACGGCCATTCCAGTCACGCTGCAATTGCCGGAGCAACGCACGCTGCCGGCTCGCTGGATGGTATGGCCTGGCACCCGCAGCTTCACTTGCCAGCCGACGGTCGAAATCCACACGCTCGGCTCCGCTCCCTTGCTCGAACTCGTGGTCGCCCAGGCCCGCGAAGCGGGCGCGCGACTGGCTGAGCCGGGGGAGTTCACGCTGCGAGCATTCATGGCTGGCCGCATCGATCTGACTCAGGCCGAAGCGGTGCTCGGGGTGATCGACGCCACCGGCGAGGCCGAACTACAAACTTCGCTCAAGCAACTCGCGGGGGGACTCGCGACTCCGCTGGCCGAACTCCGCGAAGAACTGTTGCTGCTCCTGGCCGATCTCGAAGCGGGGCTCGACTTTGCCGATGAAGACATCGAGTTCATCGCGGCCGACGTGCTTGTCGCGCAGCTCGAAGTGGTGCACCAGCAGGTCGCCCACCTGGCCCGACAGGTCGAAGCTCGCAAGCTCGATACCGCGCGGCCACAAGTGGTGCTCGTCGGTCCGGTGAATGCTGGCAAGAGCAGTTTGTTCAACGCACTCGCCGAGCGGTTCGGCACCTCGCCGCATCGCACGCGGGCGATCGAGTCGCCGGAGCGCGGGGTGACTCGCGATTACCTCACAGTCGAGGTGCGGCTGGCGGGGGTCGATTGTCTGCTCGTCGATACGGCGGGCATCGAGACCATTGCCGAACTATCGCCAGCCAGCGAAGCCCAGTCGATGACCACCATCGCTCGCGAAGCGGCCGACATGCTGCTGGTTTGTAGCGATGCCAGCGAAGCGGGCGAGGCTCCACTGCCGGTTGGTGAGAACGTGCTGCCAGTCGTCACAAAAGTCGATCAAGGTGGACCCGCACTGCATGGCCTGGCTACCAGCGCCCGCACTGGCGAGGGACTCGAATTGTTGGCCACTACCGTCGGCGAGCGACTCGCCAGCGAGGATAGCGACCTGGTGCCAAGCACCGCGCAGCGTAGTGCTGCCAGTCTGCAGGCGGCCGAGAAGGCGATTGCCACCGCCCAGCAACTGGCCGAGTTGGGCGGGGCCGAAGAACTCGTGGCCACCGAACTACGGCTGGCCCTCGACGAACTCGGCCAGGTGGCCGGCGTGGTATACACCGACGACGTGCTCGATCGCGTGTTTAGCCGCTTCTGTATCGGCAAGTAA
- a CDS encoding YidC/Oxa1 family insertase periplasmic-domain containing protein — MLWTLFNPPKVVKPKPDADANAVAEAEGGDAAGAEGDDPASGEEQGDQAPPAEQIVAPEVDSPPFVTLGSIDPDSPYRMAATFDTHGATIRRIQLASPKYRDLHDQSGFLGQLELTDSPTGVVIQSVTPGSPAALAGVEADDVLTSIQPAANSKMVGGDIKEVADFALAMAKSKPGEEVTVTVQRGGAAKTLTAKLIRRPLELIRPEQENIFLHSDKLPPEFEAHPSLEITISRIEPYNGTVQAFDKANAELVTGVWAVDDTVADQLTFSKVLPELGIEVVKRLKIAKDVSEEQATEDTNNEITYHFEFDVEIRNLLSTPQQVQYVLQGPNGLPIEGFWYASKVGRGWSGYGIRDVLMRTYGSAEKDFACRNIAKGKINPYGDGESLAYIGVDAQYFAATMVPLKQAVEERWYTTFTPVIASTKIDDKNSYQQKYQNSSFKLTSQMLELAAKDEAGSSKTHASTLFTGPKHPDLLAEYTLPAAPQQSLDDFVYYGYSGNLGIPQLMVGILNFFYSFLGNYGLAIFGLTVLARGLMTPLSRKQAKNMAMMQELRPEIDRIKERYKDDTQAQMKAQQELFAKHNYNPMGGCLLMFIQLPIFIGLYRALMVDVDLRQASLIPGLRWCSNLAAPDMLIDWSGMPWPQWFLNGEGMFALGPYLNILPLVTVSLFLLQQKMFMPPAADEQAEMMQKVTKFMMFFMGFMFFKVAAGLCLYFIASSIWGIAERKMIPRPEPPKTNVPKTSVSNKPKNSDRDSTANKKLATSKANKGGKKKR; from the coding sequence ATGCTATGGACGCTCTTCAATCCTCCCAAGGTGGTGAAGCCCAAGCCCGATGCCGATGCAAATGCGGTTGCCGAAGCCGAGGGTGGCGACGCTGCAGGCGCTGAGGGCGACGATCCGGCATCCGGCGAAGAGCAAGGCGACCAGGCTCCGCCGGCCGAGCAAATCGTGGCTCCCGAGGTCGATTCCCCTCCGTTCGTCACGCTCGGATCGATCGATCCCGATAGCCCCTACCGCATGGCGGCGACGTTCGACACCCACGGGGCGACCATCCGCCGCATCCAGCTCGCGAGTCCCAAGTACCGCGATTTGCACGACCAGTCGGGGTTTCTCGGCCAGTTGGAACTCACTGATAGCCCCACCGGCGTGGTGATCCAATCGGTCACGCCCGGCAGCCCAGCCGCCCTGGCCGGCGTCGAGGCCGACGACGTGCTGACCTCCATCCAGCCGGCTGCCAACAGCAAGATGGTCGGCGGCGACATCAAAGAGGTCGCCGATTTCGCGCTTGCCATGGCGAAGTCGAAGCCAGGCGAAGAGGTCACCGTAACCGTTCAACGGGGCGGGGCCGCCAAGACGCTCACGGCCAAGCTGATTCGCCGGCCGCTCGAGTTGATCCGCCCTGAGCAAGAGAACATCTTCCTGCACAGCGATAAGCTGCCGCCGGAATTCGAGGCCCACCCGTCGCTCGAAATCACCATCAGCCGCATCGAACCGTACAACGGAACCGTGCAGGCGTTCGACAAGGCCAACGCCGAGCTCGTGACCGGCGTGTGGGCAGTCGACGATACCGTGGCCGACCAACTGACCTTCAGCAAGGTGCTGCCGGAACTCGGCATCGAAGTCGTGAAGCGGCTGAAGATCGCCAAGGACGTGAGCGAAGAACAAGCCACCGAAGATACCAACAACGAAATCACCTACCACTTTGAGTTCGATGTCGAGATTCGCAACCTGCTCTCCACTCCGCAGCAGGTGCAGTACGTGTTGCAGGGTCCTAACGGGCTGCCGATCGAAGGGTTCTGGTACGCCAGTAAGGTCGGCCGCGGATGGTCGGGCTACGGCATTCGCGACGTGCTGATGCGAACCTACGGCAGTGCCGAGAAAGACTTTGCGTGCCGCAATATCGCCAAAGGTAAGATCAACCCGTACGGCGATGGCGAGTCGCTCGCTTACATCGGTGTCGACGCGCAGTACTTTGCCGCGACCATGGTGCCGCTCAAGCAGGCGGTCGAAGAACGCTGGTACACGACGTTCACCCCGGTCATTGCAAGCACGAAAATCGACGACAAGAACAGCTACCAGCAAAAGTATCAGAACTCGAGCTTCAAACTCACCAGTCAGATGCTCGAGCTGGCCGCCAAGGACGAAGCGGGCTCGTCGAAAACGCATGCTTCGACCTTGTTCACCGGGCCGAAGCATCCCGACCTGCTGGCAGAGTACACGTTGCCGGCCGCGCCGCAGCAGTCGCTCGACGACTTCGTGTACTACGGCTACTCCGGCAACCTGGGCATTCCCCAGTTGATGGTCGGCATCCTGAACTTCTTCTACTCGTTCCTCGGCAACTACGGCCTGGCGATCTTTGGCCTGACCGTGCTCGCCCGCGGGTTGATGACTCCGCTCAGCCGCAAGCAAGCCAAGAACATGGCGATGATGCAGGAACTGCGCCCGGAGATCGATCGCATCAAGGAGCGTTATAAGGACGACACCCAAGCTCAGATGAAGGCACAGCAAGAGCTGTTTGCCAAGCATAATTACAATCCGATGGGCGGTTGCTTGTTGATGTTCATTCAACTGCCGATCTTCATCGGACTCTATCGGGCGCTGATGGTCGACGTCGACCTCCGCCAGGCGTCGCTGATTCCCGGACTACGTTGGTGCTCCAACTTGGCCGCTCCCGACATGCTGATCGACTGGTCGGGCATGCCGTGGCCGCAGTGGTTCCTCAACGGCGAAGGCATGTTCGCTCTTGGCCCTTATCTCAACATTCTGCCGCTGGTCACGGTGTCGTTGTTCTTGCTGCAGCAAAAGATGTTCATGCCCCCGGCGGCCGATGAGCAAGCCGAGATGATGCAGAAGGTCACCAAGTTCATGATGTTCTTCATGGGCTTCATGTTCTTCAAAGTGGCTGCTGGTTTGTGCTTGTACTTCATTGCCTCGAGCATCTGGGGTATCGCGGAGCGGAAGATGATTCCCCGCCCCGAACCACCGAAGACCAACGTGCCCAAGACGTCGGTTTCGAACAAGCCGAAGAACTCCGATCGCGATTCGACGGCCAACAAGAAACTGGCGACCAGCAAGGCCAACAAAGGCGGCAAGAAGAAGCGGTAG
- a CDS encoding metallophosphoesterase family protein encodes MKRAIISDIHGNVEALKAVLEHIRSQGVTEIFCLGDIIGYGPNPCECLDLVIDNAAVTILGNHDQGALFDPEGFNSGAERAIFWTRAQLENGTGSRDDTDRRWDFLGALPRVHRDGNWLFVHGSARNPVNEYVFPEDIYNQKKMDKLFGLITLGCFQGHTHVPGVFTESRNFLSPDETNYVYNVTDQKFMINVGSVGQPRDGDNRSCYVVQEEHQVTFHRVDYDRDVTANKIYDIPDLDNFLGDRIKQGR; translated from the coding sequence TTGAAGCGGGCAATAATCAGCGATATTCACGGCAACGTCGAGGCACTCAAGGCTGTATTGGAGCACATCCGCAGTCAGGGAGTGACCGAAATTTTTTGTCTGGGCGATATTATCGGCTACGGACCCAATCCTTGTGAATGCTTGGATTTGGTGATCGACAATGCGGCGGTCACCATCTTGGGTAACCACGACCAAGGTGCTCTGTTTGATCCCGAGGGATTCAACAGCGGGGCCGAACGGGCGATCTTCTGGACTCGGGCGCAGCTGGAAAATGGCACCGGCAGTCGCGACGACACCGACCGTCGGTGGGATTTCCTCGGCGCACTCCCGCGGGTCCACCGCGATGGCAACTGGCTGTTCGTGCACGGTTCGGCTCGTAACCCCGTGAACGAGTATGTGTTCCCCGAAGATATCTACAACCAGAAGAAAATGGACAAGCTGTTCGGCCTGATCACGCTTGGCTGCTTCCAGGGACACACGCACGTGCCAGGTGTGTTTACCGAGAGCCGCAACTTCCTGTCGCCGGACGAGACAAACTACGTTTACAACGTGACCGATCAGAAATTCATGATCAATGTCGGTTCGGTCGGTCAGCCCCGCGATGGCGACAATCGCTCGTGCTACGTGGTGCAGGAAGAGCATCAGGTCACGTTCCACCGGGTGGATTACGATCGCGATGTAACCGCCAACAAGATTTACGACATTCCCGATTTGGACAATTTCCTCGGCGACCGCATTAAGCAAGGTCGCTAG
- the tsaB gene encoding tRNA (adenosine(37)-N6)-threonylcarbamoyltransferase complex dimerization subunit type 1 TsaB: MNPPIILAIETSGKIASLALLEAQPADCQLLQQVALAADQRTAQALVPAMHQLLKSHNMDASQLGAIAVVTGPGSFTGLRIGVTAAKTLAYASETTLAGVNTLDTLAAQAPAQAARVWGVVDAQRGDLFAACYTTDMRQTLGESDPTQLLAAERWLEQLQPGDVVIGPAAARYAVRLPEGAEMAPEADCTPHAATVGQLGWQIINRQGGVDPFALVPHYHRLSAAEEKALAAKR; the protein is encoded by the coding sequence ATGAATCCACCGATTATCCTTGCGATCGAAACCTCCGGAAAAATAGCCAGTTTAGCCTTGCTCGAGGCTCAACCGGCCGATTGCCAGCTGCTGCAACAAGTTGCACTCGCTGCCGATCAGCGTACCGCCCAGGCGTTGGTGCCTGCAATGCACCAACTGCTCAAATCCCACAACATGGATGCTAGCCAGCTCGGGGCCATCGCAGTGGTGACCGGCCCGGGGTCGTTCACTGGGCTCCGCATCGGCGTGACCGCGGCCAAAACCTTAGCTTATGCCAGCGAAACCACGTTGGCCGGAGTCAACACGCTCGACACCCTGGCCGCGCAGGCGCCGGCCCAGGCAGCTCGGGTGTGGGGAGTGGTCGACGCCCAGCGGGGCGATCTATTCGCTGCCTGCTACACGACCGACATGCGGCAAACCCTGGGCGAGAGCGATCCCACCCAGCTGCTGGCAGCCGAACGTTGGCTCGAGCAGCTTCAGCCGGGCGATGTGGTAATCGGGCCGGCGGCGGCCCGCTATGCGGTACGTTTGCCAGAGGGAGCCGAGATGGCCCCAGAGGCCGACTGCACCCCTCACGCGGCGACGGTCGGCCAGCTTGGCTGGCAAATCATCAACCGCCAGGGCGGGGTCGATCCGTTCGCCCTGGTGCCGCATTACCACCGCTTGAGCGCGGCCGAGGAAAAGGCCCTTGCAGCCAAGCGGTAA
- a CDS encoding EF-hand domain-containing protein, whose product MAAGNAGWLINSVRGDDALKESALKVQAACVGLLLVVTGCGGMNNDDWRSKSVNVSSAASSAFEKLDTNGDGQLDSSELESCPALRDSLQLYDSSGDGNIAKDELESRLSTLFASDATLANITCTVLSSNRPVAGATVNYAPVEFLADVLSPAQGTTDSAGIARLTYADADLPSSLQGRDLMLIGLYNVTITAGGETKTCGHEANSSSREGVNPTFDLKKL is encoded by the coding sequence GTGGCCGCCGGTAACGCTGGCTGGTTGATCAATTCGGTTCGCGGCGATGATGCATTGAAGGAGAGTGCGTTGAAGGTTCAGGCTGCGTGTGTAGGGTTGCTGCTGGTAGTCACCGGTTGCGGCGGGATGAATAACGACGACTGGCGAAGCAAGTCGGTAAACGTTTCGTCGGCCGCAAGTAGTGCGTTCGAGAAGCTCGACACCAACGGCGATGGTCAGCTCGATAGTTCCGAGCTCGAGAGCTGCCCCGCGTTGCGCGACAGCCTGCAACTGTACGACTCCAGCGGCGATGGCAACATTGCCAAGGACGAACTCGAGAGTCGTCTGAGCACGCTGTTTGCCAGCGATGCAACGCTGGCAAACATCACGTGCACGGTGCTCAGCAGCAACCGCCCGGTTGCCGGGGCGACTGTGAATTACGCGCCGGTCGAGTTCCTGGCCGACGTGCTCTCTCCCGCTCAAGGCACGACCGACTCCGCAGGCATCGCCCGGCTGACGTACGCCGACGCCGACCTGCCGAGCAGCTTGCAGGGACGCGACTTGATGCTCATCGGTCTCTACAACGTGACGATCACCGCAGGTGGGGAAACCAAGACCTGCGGGCACGAAGCGAACTCCAGCTCGCGCGAGGGGGTGAACCCCACGTTCGACCTCAAGAAGCTATAA